In Gemmatimonadota bacterium, a single genomic region encodes these proteins:
- a CDS encoding ExbD/TolR family protein, producing MAGGGVGGAGIGRRRSPAVNADVNITPLVDVALVLLIIFMITAPIMQGGIDVELPQAKATPLASKDGIVVSVDRRGKIFVDDIPVTQAELRATVRRLMDQRRASSVYVRGDRATPYGNVVRVIAALHEAGITSAGLVTEEEDVSR from the coding sequence CGCTGGCATCGGCCGGCGGCGGTCGCCGGCGGTCAACGCCGATGTCAACATTACCCCGCTGGTGGATGTGGCGTTGGTCCTCTTGATCATCTTCATGATCACCGCCCCGATCATGCAGGGGGGCATCGATGTCGAGCTGCCCCAGGCCAAGGCCACGCCCCTGGCGTCCAAGGACGGCATCGTGGTCAGCGTCGATCGGCGGGGGAAAATCTTCGTCGACGACATTCCGGTTACCCAGGCGGAGCTCCGCGCCACGGTTCGCCGGCTCATGGATCAGCGCCGGGCCTCGAGCGTGTATGTCCGGGGCGACCGGGCCACGCCGTACGGGAACGTGGTCCGGGTCATCGCGGCGCTGCACGAGGCGGGGATCACCTCGGCGGGGCTGGTCACCGAAGAGGAAGACGTCTCGCGATGA